The nucleotide sequence ACATGGCTGGTTCCGCAGGCCAGGATGAATACGCCGAAGGCCGCCAGCATCCAGTCGAAAGGCACGTCCTTGCGCTTGTGGATAAAGTAGATGAGCGTAAAGGGAATGGTGATGTAGGAGAACGTGATCAGCCCGTCCGCAATCACGTTGGTCCATAGCAGATCCGGGCGCCACAAGTAGCAATGTCCATGGGGCATGAAGCGGTTATCGGTCAATAACGCCAGCAAGTCGTTCATGGCCGCTTCCTCCCTGTGCCATTGAATTGCCACAAATCGCAGTCTAGCAGAGGCCTGCGTGCTCATTTGCCAGGCCGTCATTACGCCCGCAACATCCTGCCAAGATTTCACCCGCCATTTATCACGCCGAGGATCGTCCTCACGACTAACCTTCGAAAGCCGCAGGATGCGGCGCCCATTCATTCAAGGAACGATTCATGTCGCTCGCCATTGTCCATAGCCGCGCCCAGGTGGGGGTGGAGGCTCCCGCCGTTACCGTTGAGGTCCATCTGGCCAATGGCTTGCCGTCGCTGACGATGGTCGGTCTGCCGGAGGCGGCGGTGAAGGAAAGCAAGGACCGGGTGCGCAGCGCGATCATCAATTCGGGGCTGAACTTCCCGGCGCGGCGCATCACCTTGAACCTGGCGCCGGCGGATCTGCCGAAAGACGGCGGGCGGTTCGACCTGGCCATTGCCCTGGGCATCCTGGCGGCCAGCGTGCAGGTGCCGACCCTGACGCTGGACGACGTGGAATGCCTCGGCGAGCTGGCGTTATCCGGCGCCGTGCGACCGGTACGCGGGGTATTGCCCGCGGCACTGGCAGCGCGCCAGGCCGGGCGTACGCTGGTGGTGCCGCGGGCGAATGCCGAGGAAGCCTGCCTGGCGTCGGGCCTGAGGGTGATCGCCGTGGATCATCTGCTCGAAGTGGTGGCGCACTTCAACGGCCACGCTCCGGTCGAGCCATTCGTTTCGAACGGACTGCTCTCGGCCAGCAAGCCCTACCCCGACCTGAATGAAGTGCAGGGCCAGGTCGGGGCCAAGCGTGCACTGCTGATCGCTGCCGCCGGCGCGCACAACCTGCTGTTCAGCGGCCCACCGGGTACCGGCAAGACATTGCTGGCCAGTCGTCTGCCGGGGCTGCTGCCACCACTGGCCGAGAGCGAGGCCCTGGAGGTCGCGGCGATCCAGTCGGTTGCCAGTTGCGTGCCATTGAGTCATTGGCCGCAACGCCCTTTTCGCCAGCCCCATCATTCGGCATCCGGTCCGGCGCTGGTCGGTGGCGGTTCCAAACCGCAGCCGGGGGAAATCACCCTGGCCCATCACGGCGTGCTGTTCCTGGATGAATTGCCGGAGTTCGACCGCAAGGTCTTGGAAGTCCTGCGCGAGCCACTGGAGTCGGGCCACATCGTCGTCTCGCGTGCCCGCGACCGTGTACGCTTTCCGGCGCGCTTCCAGTTGGTGGCGGCGATGAACCCCTGCCCCTGTGGATACCTTGGCGAGCCCAGCGGCCGTTGCTCCTGCACACCAGACATGGTGCAGCGCTATCGCAACAAGCTCTCCGGCCCCCTGCTGGACCGCATCGACCTGCACCTGACGGTGGCGCGGGAAGCCACAGCGCTGAACCCCAAGAGCGAACCGGGTGAGGACACCGCCACCGTGGCCGAACAGGTGGCCGAAGCCCGTGAACGCCAGCAGGCGCGTCAGGGCTGTGCCAACGCTTTCCTGGATCTACCGGGTTTGCGGCGGCATTGCACGTTATCCCCAGCCGATGAAACGTGGCTGGAAACGGCCTGCGAGCGACTGACCTTGTCGCTGCGGGCCGCCCATCGTTTGCTCAAGGTCGCCCGGACGCTGGCGGACCTTGAGCAAGCGGGCCGTATCAGCCGGGAGCACCTGGCTGAAGCCTTGCAGTATCGACCCGCTACGGCCTGAACCGTGTCACGGTTTGCTCAGGTCCACCAGCGGCGTGCCTCGTACCTCGGTCTTGCGATCGCCCTGGATCTCACCGATACGCTTGAGCGCTTTATCCACGGCGCCTTTGTCCGCCAACAGGCTGTAGTGGATCTGGAAGTGCTTCTGCTCTTTCGGCGCGATGATCGGCACCAGGCCCAATGGGCGCTGGTAATGGCGGTTATAGGAAAAACTGGTGCCCGGTTCCAGCCCGGTCACGTAACCCTGGCCTTGGGTATCGGTGTTTTTCCACAGGGAGAACACCGGAAGCGCTCCGGTGTTGAAGCCCACCGATACGCCGAGGCTGCCGGCCTTGTTGTGCAGCACGGTGAGCGTGTCGCCCTTGGCATCGGCGTAGGGCACGACGTTATAGACGGTTTCGTCGTAATCCTTGGTGGGCGCCCGGTAGGTTTGCCAGTCGGCCAGATCACCCTTGGCCTTGTCATTGAATGGCGAGACCTGCTTGACCGGCGCGGCGAAGCGGGCGCCCTGCTCCAGGAAAGGCGTGCTGAAATTGCTGTGGTAGAGCGCCTGGTATTCCTTCGGATAGTCGCCGTTGTTGGTCAACGTGTCGTTGAGGGCGAACGTTACACTGCCAGGTTCGGTGACCAACTCGGTCTGCACCGAGAAATCGACCTTCTTGAAAGCCTGCTCCTTCAATTCACCCCTCAGGGTGATGGCATAAGGCGCTTTTTCATCGATGTGCAGGGTGACCTTGTTGGCCGGGATATTGGCGGCGCGACCGTGCAAGGTCAGCAGTTCGCCATTGTCCATGCCAGGGTGACCCACCCACTCGTAACCACAACGGGTGACCAGCTCGTTGAAACCTTCGAGCCATCCCAGCCCGCCGCGACCGTTGAGTTCGATGAAGGCCGGGTTGACCACTTCCTTGACCGGCGAGTCCCAGCCCATCCGCGCATTTCCCACCGACGCCTGCAACACGTTCATGCCCCGGGTCGGGACGACCGAAAGCTTCATGATGCCGTTGTCGATGTCGACGATGCTGACGCCTTCCTGGCGACCGCCATGCAGGGTGCGCATCGTCACGGAAAAGGGCTTGTCGGTTTTCACGCCAAGCTGCTGGCTGGTGATCTGCCAGGGTTGCGCGGCTTTATCGGTGTCGAGCAGGACATAATCCCAGGCCATGGCGTGGGAGGCAGCGCCCAGGGCGCCGAGGGTAACGAGGAGTTTGAGCGGAGTCATGGACTTGGCCTTTTATTGGAGTTGTGCGGTTTTTATAGACTTGAAGAAACGTTTCAGCAAGCCTAAAAGCGGCAATAACTCTAAAAAAGCAAGACTGGAGGAATTAGCCGGGACGCCTGAAGTATTTGCGGTCGAAAACCGAAACCCTGTGGGGAGCGAGCCAGCTCGCGATTGCGGTAGCCCAGATTGCACAGATGTCGCCTGTGCCAACGCCATCGCGAGCAGGCTCACTCCCACAATGATCTCGGGTGAGCCTGCTCGCGGCGGTTATGGGTGACTCAGCGGAACCGGTCGACCTCTTGGCGCAGGTCCTGCGCCAGTTTTTCCAGTTCCTTGGCAGTGACGGCCAGGTTCGAGACCACTTCGCGCTGTTCGCTGTTGGCCATGGCGATGCTTTGCAGGTTGCTGCTGAGCAGGGTCGCCGTGCTGCTTTGTTCCTGGGTGGCGGTGGTGATCGCCGCGAACTGCTGGCCGGCCGAACGGCTTTGCTCGTCGATTCGGGCCAGGGCCGAGGCCACATTGGCGTTGCGCGACAGACCTTCCTGCATCAACAGGTTGCCCTGTTCCATCGTGCTGATGGCGTTGCCGGTTTCCTGCTGGATGCTGGTGATCATGCTGGAAATCTCGTCAGTGGCCTGACGGGTACGGGAGGCCAGGCTACGGACCTCATCCGCCACCACGGCGAAACCACGGCCCTGTTCACCTGCACGGGCGGCCTCGATGGCGGCGTTCAGGGCCAGCAGGTTGGTCTGCTCGGCAATGGAGGTAATCACACCCACGATGCCGCCGATTTCCTGGGAACGCTGGCCCAGGGTGTTGATGACCGTGGCAGTGCTGTTCAGCGAGCCGGCGATCTGCTCCAGGGAGGATGAAGCTTCTCCCATCGACGTACGACCGATCTGGGTTTGTTGTGCGTTTTCCTGAGCCAGACGCTGGGTGTTGCTCATGTTGTCAGCAATGTTCAACGAAGTCGCGCTGAACTCCTCCACCGCGCCGGCCATGCTGGTGATTTCGCCGGACTGCTGCTCCATCCCCTCATACGCACCACTGGACAACCCCGACAGGGCCTGGGCGCGGCTGTTGACCTCCAGGGACGCCTTGCGAATGTGCTCGACCATGGTCGACAGCGCCTGGCTCATCTGGTTGAAAGCACGGGACAGTTGGCCGATTTCGTCATGGCTCGACACGTTCAGGCGAACGCTCAGGTCGCCGGCGCCCAGCGCTTCGGCCTGGCGCACCAGATCGCCCAGGGGAGCCAGCTTGCTGCGCAGCAGCCACATCGCCGCACCGACCGCCAGCAGCATTGCCAACAGGCTGCCGATGGCCAGTTGCGTACCGACGCTCCAGGTCACCTCGCGGATCTCGGCCTTCGGCATGCTCGCCACCACCGCCCACGGCCCGCCCTCGAACGGTACGGCGACGCTGTAGAAATCTTCGGCGGTGTCGCTCCAGAACGCGCCCTTACCCGGTTCTTTCACCAGGCCAACCACGGTGGTGACAGCAGAATCAAGCGCCTGGACGCCGGCCGGCGGCACCAGCCATTTGTTTTGCTCATCCAGCAGGGCCAGCGAGCCGGTCTTGCCGATACGGAAGCGCTTGAGATTTTCGAATTGCGCATTTTGCGCGTCGGTGTAATCGAAACCTACATACAGCGCCGCGATGATCTTGCCGCTACCGTCACGAACCGGGCTGTACTGGGTCATGTAGTAACGGCCGAAAAGCAAGACGCGGCCGATATAGCTCTGCCCACTGGTCAAGCGGGCGTAAGCCGGGCTGGCATGGTCAAGTACGGTACCGATGGCTCGCGAACCGTCCTGCTTGGCCACCGACGTACTGACGCGGATGAAGTCGTCGCCGCTGCGCACGAACACCGTGGCGGTCCCGGCGGTCATCTGCTTGAACTCGTCAACTTCCTTGAAGTTGTTGTTCAGCACTTCGCTGCCCAGGCTCAGGCTCGGCGTCTGTACGCCTGCCACAGCAACCGGCTGGTCCGGGTGCACGCTCAGGCCCGCGCTGAAGCGCTTTTCGAACAGGCCGGCCAAGCGCTGGGTGCTCTCGCGCAAAGTGCCGTGGAAGGTATTGAGCTGATCGGCCATCAGCCGCGCTTCGCTGGCCAGGTGCTCTTCACGAGTGGCGAGGTTGGCGGCGTCCAGCGAACGCAAGGCGAAGACGGTACTGCCGGAGATCACGATCGCCAATATCACGGCAAGGGCAAGGCCTAGCTGTGAGGCGATCCGGGCACGGGGTTGGGACATGACGGCTCCTGGCCGAGACACCGGATCATCCTTGATCACGTCGCACGCTCGGCATTTTATTCGAGGTAAGGTATGTATTTGCCCT is from Pseudomonas sp. B21-056 and encodes:
- a CDS encoding methyl-accepting chemotaxis protein → MSQALSTMVEHIRKASLEVNSRAQALSGLSSGAYEGMEQQSGEITSMAGAVEEFSATSLNIADNMSNTQRLAQENAQQTQIGRTSMGEASSSLEQIAGSLNSTATVINTLGQRSQEIGGIVGVITSIAEQTNLLALNAAIEAARAGEQGRGFAVVADEVRSLASRTRQATDEISSMITSIQQETGNAISTMEQGNLLMQEGLSRNANVASALARIDEQSRSAGQQFAAITTATQEQSSTATLLSSNLQSIAMANSEQREVVSNLAVTAKELEKLAQDLRQEVDRFR
- a CDS encoding YifB family Mg chelatase-like AAA ATPase, whose translation is MSLAIVHSRAQVGVEAPAVTVEVHLANGLPSLTMVGLPEAAVKESKDRVRSAIINSGLNFPARRITLNLAPADLPKDGGRFDLAIALGILAASVQVPTLTLDDVECLGELALSGAVRPVRGVLPAALAARQAGRTLVVPRANAEEACLASGLRVIAVDHLLEVVAHFNGHAPVEPFVSNGLLSASKPYPDLNEVQGQVGAKRALLIAAAGAHNLLFSGPPGTGKTLLASRLPGLLPPLAESEALEVAAIQSVASCVPLSHWPQRPFRQPHHSASGPALVGGGSKPQPGEITLAHHGVLFLDELPEFDRKVLEVLREPLESGHIVVSRARDRVRFPARFQLVAAMNPCPCGYLGEPSGRCSCTPDMVQRYRNKLSGPLLDRIDLHLTVAREATALNPKSEPGEDTATVAEQVAEARERQQARQGCANAFLDLPGLRRHCTLSPADETWLETACERLTLSLRAAHRLLKVARTLADLEQAGRISREHLAEALQYRPATA
- a CDS encoding aldose 1-epimerase family protein gives rise to the protein MTPLKLLVTLGALGAASHAMAWDYVLLDTDKAAQPWQITSQQLGVKTDKPFSVTMRTLHGGRQEGVSIVDIDNGIMKLSVVPTRGMNVLQASVGNARMGWDSPVKEVVNPAFIELNGRGGLGWLEGFNELVTRCGYEWVGHPGMDNGELLTLHGRAANIPANKVTLHIDEKAPYAITLRGELKEQAFKKVDFSVQTELVTEPGSVTFALNDTLTNNGDYPKEYQALYHSNFSTPFLEQGARFAAPVKQVSPFNDKAKGDLADWQTYRAPTKDYDETVYNVVPYADAKGDTLTVLHNKAGSLGVSVGFNTGALPVFSLWKNTDTQGQGYVTGLEPGTSFSYNRHYQRPLGLVPIIAPKEQKHFQIHYSLLADKGAVDKALKRIGEIQGDRKTEVRGTPLVDLSKP